Proteins encoded within one genomic window of Etheostoma cragini isolate CJK2018 chromosome 21, CSU_Ecrag_1.0, whole genome shotgun sequence:
- the dbf4b gene encoding uncharacterized protein dbf4b isoform X2, giving the protein MQHQQYAEEQGLLGSLCPGQKKLEGKTFYLDNVKKRPTALLLETVSLLGGRVESFLHKDVSFVVTGSPEDLKGQNCTDTKAGTKLMSEEAQRPVMQRECVLNSDKQRPRTPRPMPCGSRGKALLEKAIRNNERLQGSGVLANARSWGVKILNVDDVILYLKQLTRESFSGIHKRPERSGTKLSSHVVKAAALRSPYLKVEDMSRRYKPLHIQSMTFPALWYSGRFSPFESPPPPRFEKQTEEKKHVENSIQDKSQTPLWCHPSPWRPRKKDLSYCECCHQPFTNLEEHLQSDQHRAFVLDPSNYSVMDQLVAEMIPGFNPNPAQLSEETLNRPPTPLPVCELEPLTDAETEHTVQALQRQGSSFNNISSPIGGPLSSSPARPSPRVQFTVPNPPATPPADILPFTTNTDCQLPDSQPHALSPAMPVSDVEPQAHNSASQKPDTQHLSPCPDTPCLSSDPYSLPPVLSPQVPYAFHIVEPACPYLDPPVLSPQLYTAEEVVEAQPCEMDTAESASLSFFNHISTGLFPSVALTNTATGSNQESLVGLSGITCSTKNGLDCATLLSHRSRSLPPQSATAPNPKKHCRSASPEHSQSKRRRITVKCGYSSSWTEQGHLSVKPESDILAKPDGSLLFDKVSSTCALEKLGSKQTFSSFCVPTVQNFTWAPNQVDILGHGSTFVADHPSQPFSSKVNICDPPLQFPKDKPHSAFFSQGSQCSLSHSTSVCIESALIPDLAALCPSSSDSDWDCGLLSQLGPNSAPPLLTTEQSCELDKELLHVPCTWMNDTSYESRLHTVLQPSKPATSLCGEEMDPSAFSRTVVQIVEVQH; this is encoded by the exons ATGCAGCACCAGCAGTATGCGGAGGAGCAAGGTCTTCTGGGCTCACTGTGTCCTGGGCAGAAGAAGCTGGAGGGGAAGACCTTCTACCTGGACAATGTCAAGAAACGCCCAACAGCCCTGCTTCTGGAGACTGTATCTCTTCTAGGAGGA AGGGTTGAGAGTTTCCTGCACAAAGATGTGAGCTTTGTTGTGACTGGAAGCCCAGAGGACCTGAAGGGGCAAAATTGTACTGACACCAAAGCAGGGACAAAGTTGATGAGTGAAGAAGCCCAACGTCCAGTAATGCAGCGAGAGTGTGTCCTCAACAGTGACAAACAGCGACCCAGAACTCCTAGACCAATG ccttgtggcaGCCGTGGGAAGGCCTTGCTTGAAAAAGCCATTCGCAACAAT GAACGACTGCAGGGGAGCGGTGTTTTGGCCAATGCTCGATCTTGGGGAGTGAAGATTTTGAATGTGGATG AtgtcattttatatttgaaacaGTTGACTCGAGAGAGCTTCAGTGGTATACACAAGAGGCCAGAG AGGTCTGGCACCAAACTAAGTTCCCATGTTGTCAAAG CTGCAGCTTTGAGGTCTCCCTATCTTAAAGTTGAAGACATGAGCAG GAGATACAAGCCCTTGCACATTCAATCTATGACATTCCCCGCTCTGTGGTACTCGGGCCGATTTAGTCCCTTTgaatctcctcctcctcctcggtTTGAAAAGCAGACAGA GGAGAAGAAACACGTTGAAAACAGCATTCAGGACAAATCTCAAACCCCGCTCTGGTGTCACCCTTCCCCTTGGCGGCCACGCAAAAAGGACCTGTCTTACTGTGAATGCTGTCATCAACCCTTCACTAATCTGGAGGAG CACTTGCAGTCTGATCAGCACCGTGCGTTTGTGCTGGATCCCTCAAACTACAGTGTGATGGACCAACTCGTGGCTGAAATGATTCCGGGATTCAACCCCAATCCAGCTCAACTGTCAGAAGAAACACTGAACCG ACCACCAACTCCTTTGCCTGTCTGTGAACTGGAGCCTCTCACTGATGCTGAGACGGAGCACACTGTTCAGGCCCTGCAGAGACAAGGTTCATCATTCAATAACATCTCTAGCCCTATTGGGGGTCCTCTTTCCTCCAGCCCAGCCAGACCATCACCAAGagttcagtttactgtcccaAATCCACCAGCCACTCCACCTGCTGACATCTTGCCTTTCACTACTAACACAGATTGCCAGCTCCCTGACAGCCAGCCTCATGCTTTAAGTCCCGCCATGCCTGTTTCAGATGTTGAACCACAGGCCCACAACTCAGCAAGCCAGAAGCCTGATACTCAACATCTCTCCCCTTGCCCTGACACCCCATGCCTGTCCTCTGACCCTTACTCCCTGCCCCCGGTCCTCAGCCCACAAGTCCCTTATGCCTTCCACATTGTAGAGCCAGCCTGCCCGTATTTGGACCCTCCTGTCCTCAGTCCTCAACTGTACACGGCAGAGGAGGTTGTGGAAGCACAACCTTGTGAAATGGACACTGCAGAAAGTGCGTCTCTCTCATTCTTTAATCATATCTCCACTGGACTTTTTCCATCTGTTGCTTTGACAAATACAGCAACGGGGTCAAACCAAGAAAGTCTTGTAGGATTAAGTGGGATCACATGTTCGACCAAAAATGGTTTGGACTGTGCTACGCTGTTGTCTCATAGATCTCGTTCCCTGCCTCCACAATCAGCGACGGCACCAAACCCCAAAAAGCATTGTAGATCAGCCAGCCCTGAACACAGCCAGAGCAAAAGGAGGAGAATTACAGTGAAATGTGGCTACAGCAGTAGTTGGACTGAACAAGGGCATCTATCTGTCAAACCAGAGAGCGACATTCTGGCAAAACCTGATGGAAGTTTATTATTTGACAAGGTGTCTTCAACATGCGCCTTGGAAAAACTTGGATCAAAACAGACTTTTTCATCGTTTTGTGTTCCTACTGTACAGAATTTCACTTGGGCACCAAATCAAGTGGACATTTTAGGTCATGGTAGCACTTTTGTTGCCGATCATCCTTCACAGCCATTTTCCTCAAAAGTAAACATTTGTGATCCTCCCCTCCAGTTCCCCAAGGATAAACCTCACAGTGCGTTTTTCAGTCAAGGCTCCCAATGTTCATTATCCCACTCCACCTCAGTGTGCATTGAGTCAGCCCTCATCCCTGACTTAGCCGCCCTCTGTCCATCATCATCAGACTCTGACTGGGACTGTGGTCTGCTGTCACAGCTTGGACCAAACTCTGCTCCTCCCCTGTTGACCACCGAGCAGAGTTGTGAGCTTGACAAGGAGCTCCTCCACGTGCCGTGCACCTGGATGAACGACACCAGCTACGAGTCACGTCTTCACACTGTCCTTCAACCGTCAAAGCCAGCAACCTCACTGTGTGGGGAAGAAATGGACCCTTCAGCGTTTTCCAGGACTGTGGTACAGATTGTTGAGGTTCAGCACTGA
- the dbf4b gene encoding uncharacterized protein dbf4b isoform X1, translating to MQHQQYAEEQGLLGSLCPGQKKLEGKTFYLDNVKKRPTALLLETVSLLGGRVESFLHKDVSFVVTGSPEDLKGQNCTDTKAGTKLMSEEAQRPVMQRECVLNSDKQRPRTPRPMPCGSRGKALLEKAIRNNERLQGSGVLANARSWGVKILNVDDVILYLKQLTRESFSGIHKRPERSGTKLSSHVVKAAALRSPYLKVEDMSRRYKPLHIQSMTFPALWYSGRFSPFESPPPPRFEKQTEQGENKTREKKHVENSIQDKSQTPLWCHPSPWRPRKKDLSYCECCHQPFTNLEEHLQSDQHRAFVLDPSNYSVMDQLVAEMIPGFNPNPAQLSEETLNRPPTPLPVCELEPLTDAETEHTVQALQRQGSSFNNISSPIGGPLSSSPARPSPRVQFTVPNPPATPPADILPFTTNTDCQLPDSQPHALSPAMPVSDVEPQAHNSASQKPDTQHLSPCPDTPCLSSDPYSLPPVLSPQVPYAFHIVEPACPYLDPPVLSPQLYTAEEVVEAQPCEMDTAESASLSFFNHISTGLFPSVALTNTATGSNQESLVGLSGITCSTKNGLDCATLLSHRSRSLPPQSATAPNPKKHCRSASPEHSQSKRRRITVKCGYSSSWTEQGHLSVKPESDILAKPDGSLLFDKVSSTCALEKLGSKQTFSSFCVPTVQNFTWAPNQVDILGHGSTFVADHPSQPFSSKVNICDPPLQFPKDKPHSAFFSQGSQCSLSHSTSVCIESALIPDLAALCPSSSDSDWDCGLLSQLGPNSAPPLLTTEQSCELDKELLHVPCTWMNDTSYESRLHTVLQPSKPATSLCGEEMDPSAFSRTVVQIVEVQH from the exons ATGCAGCACCAGCAGTATGCGGAGGAGCAAGGTCTTCTGGGCTCACTGTGTCCTGGGCAGAAGAAGCTGGAGGGGAAGACCTTCTACCTGGACAATGTCAAGAAACGCCCAACAGCCCTGCTTCTGGAGACTGTATCTCTTCTAGGAGGA AGGGTTGAGAGTTTCCTGCACAAAGATGTGAGCTTTGTTGTGACTGGAAGCCCAGAGGACCTGAAGGGGCAAAATTGTACTGACACCAAAGCAGGGACAAAGTTGATGAGTGAAGAAGCCCAACGTCCAGTAATGCAGCGAGAGTGTGTCCTCAACAGTGACAAACAGCGACCCAGAACTCCTAGACCAATG ccttgtggcaGCCGTGGGAAGGCCTTGCTTGAAAAAGCCATTCGCAACAAT GAACGACTGCAGGGGAGCGGTGTTTTGGCCAATGCTCGATCTTGGGGAGTGAAGATTTTGAATGTGGATG AtgtcattttatatttgaaacaGTTGACTCGAGAGAGCTTCAGTGGTATACACAAGAGGCCAGAG AGGTCTGGCACCAAACTAAGTTCCCATGTTGTCAAAG CTGCAGCTTTGAGGTCTCCCTATCTTAAAGTTGAAGACATGAGCAG GAGATACAAGCCCTTGCACATTCAATCTATGACATTCCCCGCTCTGTGGTACTCGGGCCGATTTAGTCCCTTTgaatctcctcctcctcctcggtTTGAAAAGCAGACAGAGcaaggagaaaataaaaccag GGAGAAGAAACACGTTGAAAACAGCATTCAGGACAAATCTCAAACCCCGCTCTGGTGTCACCCTTCCCCTTGGCGGCCACGCAAAAAGGACCTGTCTTACTGTGAATGCTGTCATCAACCCTTCACTAATCTGGAGGAG CACTTGCAGTCTGATCAGCACCGTGCGTTTGTGCTGGATCCCTCAAACTACAGTGTGATGGACCAACTCGTGGCTGAAATGATTCCGGGATTCAACCCCAATCCAGCTCAACTGTCAGAAGAAACACTGAACCG ACCACCAACTCCTTTGCCTGTCTGTGAACTGGAGCCTCTCACTGATGCTGAGACGGAGCACACTGTTCAGGCCCTGCAGAGACAAGGTTCATCATTCAATAACATCTCTAGCCCTATTGGGGGTCCTCTTTCCTCCAGCCCAGCCAGACCATCACCAAGagttcagtttactgtcccaAATCCACCAGCCACTCCACCTGCTGACATCTTGCCTTTCACTACTAACACAGATTGCCAGCTCCCTGACAGCCAGCCTCATGCTTTAAGTCCCGCCATGCCTGTTTCAGATGTTGAACCACAGGCCCACAACTCAGCAAGCCAGAAGCCTGATACTCAACATCTCTCCCCTTGCCCTGACACCCCATGCCTGTCCTCTGACCCTTACTCCCTGCCCCCGGTCCTCAGCCCACAAGTCCCTTATGCCTTCCACATTGTAGAGCCAGCCTGCCCGTATTTGGACCCTCCTGTCCTCAGTCCTCAACTGTACACGGCAGAGGAGGTTGTGGAAGCACAACCTTGTGAAATGGACACTGCAGAAAGTGCGTCTCTCTCATTCTTTAATCATATCTCCACTGGACTTTTTCCATCTGTTGCTTTGACAAATACAGCAACGGGGTCAAACCAAGAAAGTCTTGTAGGATTAAGTGGGATCACATGTTCGACCAAAAATGGTTTGGACTGTGCTACGCTGTTGTCTCATAGATCTCGTTCCCTGCCTCCACAATCAGCGACGGCACCAAACCCCAAAAAGCATTGTAGATCAGCCAGCCCTGAACACAGCCAGAGCAAAAGGAGGAGAATTACAGTGAAATGTGGCTACAGCAGTAGTTGGACTGAACAAGGGCATCTATCTGTCAAACCAGAGAGCGACATTCTGGCAAAACCTGATGGAAGTTTATTATTTGACAAGGTGTCTTCAACATGCGCCTTGGAAAAACTTGGATCAAAACAGACTTTTTCATCGTTTTGTGTTCCTACTGTACAGAATTTCACTTGGGCACCAAATCAAGTGGACATTTTAGGTCATGGTAGCACTTTTGTTGCCGATCATCCTTCACAGCCATTTTCCTCAAAAGTAAACATTTGTGATCCTCCCCTCCAGTTCCCCAAGGATAAACCTCACAGTGCGTTTTTCAGTCAAGGCTCCCAATGTTCATTATCCCACTCCACCTCAGTGTGCATTGAGTCAGCCCTCATCCCTGACTTAGCCGCCCTCTGTCCATCATCATCAGACTCTGACTGGGACTGTGGTCTGCTGTCACAGCTTGGACCAAACTCTGCTCCTCCCCTGTTGACCACCGAGCAGAGTTGTGAGCTTGACAAGGAGCTCCTCCACGTGCCGTGCACCTGGATGAACGACACCAGCTACGAGTCACGTCTTCACACTGTCCTTCAACCGTCAAAGCCAGCAACCTCACTGTGTGGGGAAGAAATGGACCCTTCAGCGTTTTCCAGGACTGTGGTACAGATTGTTGAGGTTCAGCACTGA
- the LOC117937225 gene encoding gap junction gamma-1 protein-like, which yields MSWSFLTRLLEEIHNHSTFVGKIWLTVLIVFRIVLTAVGGESIYYDEQSKFVCNSGQPGCENVCYDAFAPLSHVRFWVFQIILVATPSLMYLGYAVNKIARADEQADGGEVRGFSRRKPKKHYHAGRKQHRGIEEAEDDQEEDPMIYEMAEAESDGGGAVKGNSGDGQAKVKVRHDGRQRIKEDGLMRIYVLQLLTRSLLEVAFLCGQYALYGFAVPPTYVCSNLPCPHSVDCFVSRPTEKTIFLLIMYTVSLLCLVLNIWEMVHLGIGTICEIVRSRRVQLPDNELYGLTLAQGALNEAGLSGEDYSSYPFSWNAPSAPPGYNIAMKPLLLSTGHHNQPLPITDLTNAKMACRQNHVNIAKEERQQYTNNDENPCRAGMDDARRGGHKDICHPQNKLEADNPAYRQPQSHSNNHSKPQRERKHRQVSKHTSSKADVDRSSSTSSSSKYGVINGSEWI from the coding sequence ATGAGTTGGAGTTTCCTGACTCGTCTGCTGGAAGAAATCCACAACCATTCTACATTTGTGGGCAAGATTTGGCTCACTGTCCTCATCGTTTTCCGCATTGTGTTGACAGCCGTAGGAGGGGAGTCCATCTACTATGATGAGCAGAGCAAGTTTGTTTGCAACTCAGGCCAGCCGGGCTGTGAGAACGTCTGCTACGACGCCTTCGCTCCACTCTCACATGTCCGCTTCTGGGTTTTCCAAATCATCCTGGTGGCCACGCCTTCACTCATGTACCTGGGCTACGCTGTCAATAAAATTGCTCGGGCTGATGAGCAGGCAGACGGCGGTGAAGTGAGGGGATTTTCGCGGAGGAAACCCAAGAAGCACTATCATGCAGGCCGCAAGCAGCATAGGGGCATTGAAGAGGCCGAGGATGACCAAGAGGAAGACCCGATGATCTATGAAATGGCAGAGGCGGAGAGTGATGGTGGTGGAGCAGTGAAAGGAAACAGTGGTGACGGACAAGCAAAGGTAAAGGTGCGCCATGATGGGCGTCAACGCATCAAAGAGGATGGACTGATGCGTATTTATGTCCTGCAGCTCTTGACCCGCTCCTTGCTGGAGGTGGCTTTCTTGTGTGGACAGTATGCCCTATATGGATTTGCTGTGCCTCCCACCTACGTGTGCTCCAACTTGCCCTGCCCTCACAGTGTGGACTGCTTTGTATCACGGCCCACTGAGAAAACTATCTTCCTTCTCATCATGTACACAGTCTCCCTGCTCTGTCTGGTACTCAATATATGGGAGATGGTTCACCTGGGCATAGGTACCATCTGTGAGATTGTACGCTCCCGCCGGGTGCAGCTTCCTGACAATGAGCTGTACGGGCTGACACTGGCACAAGGAGCTCTTAACGAGGCGGGATTGAGTGGAGAGGATTACAGCAGCTACCCTTTTTCTTGGAATGCACCATCAGCTCCACCTGGGTACAACATCGCCATGAAGCCTCTTCTGTTATCAACAGGGCACCACAACCAGCCACTACCAATCACTGATCTCACTAATGCAAAGATGGCTTGCCGGCAGAACCACGTGAACATTGCCAAAGAGGAACGTCAGCAGTACACCAATAATGATGAAAACCCTTGCAGAGCAGGGATGGATGATGCCCGCAGAGGTGGTCATAAGGACATTTGTCATCCTCAGAACAAGCTGGAGGCTGACAATCCGGCCTACAGACAGCCACAGAGCCACAGTAATAACCACAGCAAGCCTCAACGTGAACGTAAACACCGGCAGGTCTCCAAACATACCTCAAGCAAGGCAGACGTGGACAGAAGCAGCAGCACCAGTAGTAGCAGCAAATATGGAGTTATAAATGGTTCAGAGTGGATCTGA
- the LOC117936825 gene encoding probable phosphatase phospho1: MTAPPNLTHAAPQHQRFLVLFDFDETIINENSDDAVVRALPGQQLPEWLRNSYREGHYNEYMQKVLVYMAEQGVSEDSIHSALEKIPPTPGLLYLFQYLQSHEQDFELAVVSDANMYFIETWLERAGVRHLFRKIFTNPANFDVTGRLVLLPFHSHSCCRCPDNLCKQVILREYLAGRQKERGGAPFQRVFYIGDGANDICPSLALGPRDTAFPRRDFPMHRLLLEMQQSQAAMFKANIVPWVSGEDIVGCLKKIMEER, translated from the coding sequence ATGACGGCTCCACCAAACCTAACCCATGCAGCACCACAGCATCAGCGTTTTTTGGTGTTGTTCGACTTTGATGAAACCATCATCAATGAGAACAGTGATGATGCTGTGGTGCGTGCTCTACCAGGCCAACAGCTACCTGAGTGGCTTAGAAACAGCTACAGGGAGGGCCACTACAACGAGTACATGCAGAAGGTCTTGGTTTATATGGCGGAGCAGGGCGTGTCTGAGGACTCCATCCATTCAGCGTTGGAGAAGATCCCACCCACACCCGGCCTCCTGTACCTCTTTCAGTATCTGCAGAGCCACGAGCAGGACTTTGAGCTGGCGGTGGTCTCCGACGCCAACATGTACTTCATCGAGACGTGGCTGGAGCGTGCTGGGGTGCGTCACCTTTTCCGGAAGATTTTCACAAACCCAGCAAATTTTGATGTGACTGGCCGCCTTGTGCTGCTCCCTTTCCACTCCCACTCGTGCTGCCGTTGTCCTGACAACCTATGCAAGCAGGTGATCCTTCGGGAGTATCTGGCGGGCCGACAAAAGGAACGTGGTGGTGCTCCCTTTCAGAGGGTATTCTATATCGGAGATGGGGCCAATGATATCTGTCCCTCTCTGGCTCTGGGGCCCCGGGACACAGCCTTCCCCAGGAGAGACTTTCCCATGCacaggctgctgctggagaTGCAGCAGTCCCAGGCAGCCATGTTCAAGGCAAACATAGTTCCTTGGGTCAGTGGCGAAGACATAGTGGGCTGCCTGAAGAAAATTATGGAGGAGAGATAA